A genomic segment from Desulfonatronum lacustre DSM 10312 encodes:
- a CDS encoding PilW family protein, with the protein MARKIMNSNGDGFTIVELIIAMLAMMVLIGALVLVFISQSRMSVSEEEMLSLQMNLRVATERLSHAFSHAGFGGYDSFQDGFSMTGNEPGAGNITINTFVSNIENGESISTTLDPDSLVIVYGFKKIGTVDSITDNVVQLKSGSGYPAPSPLPDQDVNLFKRYFYFFPNYEGNVFSVLDPSANVADGGRKLTFLRNVDAPEEATMYMVSPSRIQIVETAKTNRIGKTITIPTLYLKNFAYTSAQYWIVAENIEDLQVQYSTDGEKWLDDPVNLLDIRKIRFWVVGRSENQTGVQSQVFEVTDLTKNIGEPVDMCIEQYTEDGDSHCVMYRVGPFSDGYARMLSRGEVVLRNVF; encoded by the coding sequence ATGGCTCGAAAGATTATGAACTCGAATGGTGATGGTTTTACCATTGTTGAGCTCATTATCGCCATGCTCGCAATGATGGTACTCATTGGTGCGCTTGTTCTTGTTTTTATCTCTCAAAGCAGAATGTCTGTGTCAGAAGAAGAGATGCTCAGCCTTCAGATGAATTTGCGCGTTGCTACTGAACGGCTTTCTCATGCTTTCAGCCATGCAGGGTTCGGGGGTTATGATTCCTTTCAGGATGGATTCAGCATGACGGGAAACGAGCCAGGTGCTGGTAACATTACGATCAATACGTTCGTCTCGAATATTGAAAATGGAGAATCGATTTCTACAACACTTGACCCAGATTCTTTAGTGATTGTTTATGGTTTTAAGAAGATTGGCACAGTGGACTCTATAACGGATAATGTCGTTCAGCTCAAGAGTGGCTCAGGTTATCCTGCTCCAAGCCCATTACCTGATCAAGATGTCAATCTATTTAAGAGATATTTCTACTTTTTCCCCAATTATGAGGGTAATGTTTTCTCTGTTTTAGATCCAAGCGCGAACGTTGCCGACGGAGGTAGGAAGCTGACGTTTCTCAGGAACGTCGATGCCCCTGAAGAAGCAACAATGTACATGGTCTCTCCAAGCCGTATTCAGATAGTTGAAACCGCTAAGACAAACAGAATTGGGAAAACTATTACAATTCCAACACTGTATCTGAAAAATTTCGCCTATACTTCCGCGCAATATTGGATCGTCGCGGAGAATATCGAAGACCTTCAGGTTCAATATTCAACGGACGGAGAGAAGTGGCTCGATGACCCCGTGAATCTCCTGGATATCCGCAAAATACGTTTTTGGGTTGTTGGGCGCAGTGAAAATCAGACCGGAGTACAATCCCAGGTTTTCGAGGTGACTGACCTGACTAAAAATATTGGAGAGCCTGTGGATATGTGTATTGAGCAATACACAGAAGATGGTGATTCGCATTGCGTCATGTACCGCGTCGGTCCTTTTAGCGACGGATATGCCCGGATGCTCAGCCGAGGAGAGGTGGTTTTGCGTAATGTCTTCTGA
- a CDS encoding GspH/FimT family pseudopilin: protein MPSNDAMTHNDRTCVMVKRNTGGLTIIEVLVVVAIISIMSGIGLFYINSASFRLQSEARNIRSALFHARIDAIKTNSDVTMKFYTDKYDNGRGNSIDLSGNGLSLSFSGGGALPTGGYTVTFSPSGTTANSNYHLTNLAGDKISIQMNSVGRIWLERL, encoded by the coding sequence ATGCCCAGCAACGATGCAATGACCCATAATGACCGTACATGTGTGATGGTCAAGCGAAACACCGGCGGGCTGACCATTATCGAGGTGTTGGTGGTGGTGGCGATTATTTCGATCATGTCGGGAATTGGATTGTTTTATATTAATTCTGCCAGCTTTAGACTTCAGTCTGAGGCAAGGAATATCCGTTCAGCATTATTTCACGCACGTATAGATGCAATAAAGACTAACTCAGATGTCACGATGAAATTTTATACTGATAAATATGATAACGGTCGCGGCAACTCAATTGATTTATCCGGAAATGGCTTGTCATTGTCATTCTCTGGCGGGGGGGCTTTGCCGACTGGTGGATATACTGTAACGTTTTCTCCATCTGGAACAACGGCAAACAGCAACTACCATCTGACGAATCTTGCAGGCGATAAAATTAGTATCCAGATGAACTCTGTAGGTAGGATATGGCTCGAAAGATTATGA
- a CDS encoding addiction module protein, with protein MEELWVDLSRPEAEYESPERHGEVLRAREADVTAGRDEFVPWKEAKRILRESAMNRDHRK; from the coding sequence ATGGAAGAACTTTGGGTGGATTTATCTCGACCTGAGGCCGAATATGAATCGCCAGAGCGGCATGGTGAAGTGCTTCGAGCGCGTGAAGCGGATGTCACGGCTGGCAGGGATGAGTTTGTGCCGTGGAAGGAAGCGAAGCGAATTCTTCGAGAGAGCGCAATGAACCGAGATCACCGGAAATAG
- a CDS encoding pilus assembly FimT family protein: MVQKKGSSIIEVLVVVAIAAILTTIAIPAFNVFIGNTRTSAVANESFCESLKYFETSERFQRSIVSSDQVLKSKIRREKGSIEEQIES, translated from the coding sequence ATGGTACAAAAAAAAGGTTCTTCCATCATCGAAGTCCTGGTCGTGGTGGCCATCGCCGCCATCCTCACGACCATCGCCATCCCGGCGTTCAACGTGTTCATCGGCAATACGCGGACCAGTGCCGTGGCCAACGAGTCTTTCTGCGAGTCACTGAAATATTTCGAGACAAGTGAACGATTTCAGAGAAGTATTGTTTCATCTGACCAGGTGCTCAAGAGTAAGATAAGACGAGAGAAAGGAAGCATCGAGGAGCAAATAGAGTCATGA
- a CDS encoding GspH/FimT family pseudopilin, with product MPIRSSPRTFSGLTFVEVLVAIVIALVLMAVSAPYLTGMYRSAGLSTTAHDFLSTLSYARSEAIKRNQRVTVCKSVDGLECTTQGGWEQGWIVFVDAGNLAQVADSNDILRVRGPLRGETTLTGNMPVRNYVSYVANWVRPSMSAARSRPAP from the coding sequence GTGCCCATTCGCTCTTCGCCTCGAACTTTCTCCGGCCTGACCTTTGTCGAGGTTCTGGTCGCCATTGTCATCGCCTTGGTTTTGATGGCGGTCAGTGCACCGTATCTCACGGGGATGTATCGCAGCGCCGGGTTGTCCACGACGGCCCATGATTTTTTGTCCACCCTCAGCTATGCCCGCAGCGAAGCCATCAAGCGCAATCAGCGGGTCACGGTCTGCAAGAGCGTGGACGGCCTGGAGTGTACCACCCAGGGAGGTTGGGAGCAGGGATGGATTGTGTTCGTGGATGCCGGGAATCTGGCTCAAGTTGCTGATTCCAACGATATCCTCAGGGTTCGCGGTCCGCTGCGCGGCGAGACGACCTTGACCGGGAACATGCCCGTACGCAACTATGTGTCATACGTCGCCAACTGGGTTCGACCCAGTATGTCAGCGGCGCGTTCCAGGCCGGCACCCTGA
- a CDS encoding GNAT family N-acetyltransferase gives MTQLSPPSPVSPLYSLEDFDCGVAVLNSWLIKQALRNEASGASRTFIVGKEKKVAGYYALAVGSVERVRASAKIRRNMPEPVPVMVLGRLAVDLQWQGLGVGQGLLKDALLRTVAVSRQAGIRALVVHAISQEARLFYIRHGFLESPLDEMTLMLGLEKLLT, from the coding sequence ATGACCCAGCTTTCTCCTCCCTCCCCAGTCTCCCCACTTTATAGCCTGGAAGATTTTGATTGTGGAGTGGCTGTACTCAATTCGTGGCTGATCAAGCAGGCTTTGCGAAATGAGGCATCCGGCGCTTCCCGGACATTCATTGTCGGAAAGGAGAAAAAAGTTGCTGGTTATTATGCTTTAGCCGTCGGGAGCGTTGAACGAGTGAGGGCATCCGCAAAAATACGCCGGAATATGCCTGAGCCGGTGCCTGTCATGGTGCTGGGGAGATTAGCGGTTGACCTTCAGTGGCAGGGGCTGGGGGTTGGCCAGGGACTTCTCAAAGATGCTTTGCTACGTACCGTGGCCGTCTCAAGACAGGCAGGAATACGGGCGCTTGTGGTGCATGCCATTTCCCAAGAGGCCCGATTGTTTTACATCCGTCACGGCTTTCTGGAATCGCCCTTGGATGAGATGACGCTCATGCTGGGCCTGGAAAAACTCCTGACTTGA
- a CDS encoding DUF1778 domain-containing protein, producing MAQLETRSSPINIRALPTQRVLIDKAADILRKSRSEFMLEAACREAENVLLDRRLFFLDDAEYRKFEELMRAPVSDSVEALLATKAPWE from the coding sequence ATGGCTCAACTTGAAACGCGAAGTTCTCCCATCAACATCAGAGCGTTGCCGACACAAAGGGTTTTGATCGATAAAGCTGCGGATATTTTGAGGAAAAGTCGATCGGAGTTTATGCTTGAGGCGGCATGTCGGGAAGCCGAGAATGTCCTTTTGGATCGACGTCTTTTTTTTCTGGATGACGCGGAGTATCGGAAATTTGAAGAGTTGATGAGGGCTCCCGTTTCCGATTCCGTTGAAGCACTCCTTGCAACAAAAGCACCGTGGGAATGA
- the proC gene encoding pyrroline-5-carboxylate reductase — MSALRIGCIGLGNMGAALIKAFSTRPDTSILGFDPDKSKAQDLAGVPGFVAAQSIEDVLRDADFVFLAVKPQIMSKVLAEALPALRPEICLISIAAGIGMEQLRAWSEERCAVVRVMPNTPAMVRSGVSAVCFEDPKLTEAGQATIMELLGLLGQVHVLPERYFHAFTALVGSGPAYVFHFMDALVQAGVSAGLGRPQAEEMVAGLLEGSIKLAQETGFSLSTLQHMVTSPAGTTIAALNHLDRTAVRGSIIDAVHEAEQRSRELGEG; from the coding sequence ATGAGTGCCTTGCGCATCGGATGCATCGGGCTCGGGAACATGGGGGCGGCCTTGATCAAGGCTTTCTCCACTCGCCCGGATACGTCCATTCTTGGGTTTGATCCTGATAAAAGCAAGGCGCAGGACCTGGCCGGGGTGCCCGGCTTCGTCGCGGCGCAGAGCATTGAAGATGTGCTTCGCGACGCGGACTTTGTATTTCTGGCGGTCAAGCCGCAAATCATGTCCAAGGTCCTGGCCGAGGCCCTTCCGGCCCTGCGACCGGAGATATGTCTGATATCCATAGCCGCCGGCATCGGGATGGAGCAGCTGCGAGCCTGGTCGGAAGAGCGTTGCGCCGTGGTCCGGGTCATGCCCAACACTCCGGCCATGGTCCGTTCCGGGGTCAGCGCGGTCTGCTTCGAAGACCCGAAGCTGACCGAAGCCGGGCAAGCAACGATCATGGAACTCCTGGGCCTGCTGGGTCAGGTCCACGTTCTGCCGGAACGGTATTTCCACGCCTTCACCGCTCTGGTGGGCTCGGGCCCGGCCTACGTGTTTCACTTCATGGACGCCCTGGTCCAGGCCGGGGTCTCCGCCGGCCTGGGGCGGCCCCAGGCCGAGGAGATGGTTGCCGGGCTGTTGGAAGGCTCGATCAAGCTGGCCCAGGAAACCGGCTTCAGTCTGAGCACCCTGCAGCACATGGTCACCTCCCCCGCGGGAACGACCATCGCCGCGTTAAACCACCTGGACAGAACAGCGGTCCGCGGCTCGATCATCGACGCGGTGCACGAGGCGGAGCAGCGGAGTCGGGAGCTGGGGGAGGGGTAG
- the ndk gene encoding nucleoside-diphosphate kinase codes for MSERTLCMIKPDGVERNLIGNVLTRIETAGLRVVALRKLRLTTAQAEGFYAVHKERPFFQSLVSYMTSGPIVAAVLEGDNAIARWRDLMGATNPANAADGTIRKDLALDVERNTVHGSDAPETAAQEIPYFFNTMEQQG; via the coding sequence ATGTCTGAACGTACCCTTTGCATGATCAAGCCGGACGGCGTGGAGCGGAATTTGATTGGAAATGTGTTGACCCGGATCGAGACCGCGGGGCTGCGGGTCGTGGCTTTGCGCAAGCTGCGGCTGACCACGGCCCAGGCCGAGGGCTTCTATGCCGTGCACAAGGAGCGTCCGTTTTTTCAGAGCCTGGTGAGTTACATGACCTCCGGGCCCATCGTGGCCGCGGTCTTGGAAGGCGACAACGCCATTGCCCGCTGGCGGGACCTGATGGGCGCAACCAATCCGGCCAATGCCGCCGATGGCACCATTCGGAAGGATCTGGCCCTGGACGTGGAGCGGAACACGGTGCACGGTTCCGACGCCCCGGAAACCGCGGCTCAGGAAATCCCGTATTTCTTCAACACCATGGAGCAGCAGGGATGA
- a CDS encoding ABC transporter ATP-binding protein encodes MLSLKNVIKYFHRGSVNEVLALQNVSLDVRRGDFICIIGSNGAGKSTLLNCLAGCFFPDQGSILLDDRDITGWPEYKRAKFIGRVFQDPLLGTCASMSIEQNLALALRRGRFRGLSAGVRRLDRDLFREKLRMLDLGLEDRFQDAVGLLSGGQRQALTMVMATLVRPDILLLDEHTAALDPKTGQQILELTDRLVESMELTTLMVTHNMHQALRMGNRLIMMHRGEIIMDISGEEKSRLKVDDLLARFYSLKQEAFASDKMLLV; translated from the coding sequence ATGCTGTCTCTGAAAAATGTCATCAAGTATTTTCACCGGGGCAGCGTGAACGAGGTCCTGGCTTTGCAAAATGTCTCCCTGGACGTTCGTCGCGGGGACTTCATCTGCATCATCGGTTCCAACGGGGCCGGCAAATCCACCTTGTTGAACTGTCTGGCCGGATGCTTTTTCCCGGATCAGGGCAGTATCCTCCTGGATGATCGGGACATCACCGGCTGGCCGGAGTACAAGCGGGCCAAGTTCATCGGCCGGGTCTTCCAGGACCCGCTGCTGGGCACCTGCGCTTCCATGAGCATCGAGCAGAACCTGGCCCTGGCCCTGCGGCGGGGGCGCTTTCGAGGGCTATCCGCCGGGGTGCGGCGTCTGGACCGGGACTTGTTTCGGGAAAAGCTGCGCATGCTGGATCTGGGGCTGGAGGACCGGTTCCAGGACGCCGTGGGCCTGCTTTCCGGCGGGCAGCGCCAAGCCCTGACCATGGTCATGGCCACCTTGGTCCGCCCGGACATCCTGCTTCTGGACGAGCATACCGCGGCCCTGGACCCGAAGACCGGCCAGCAGATTCTGGAGCTGACCGACCGGCTGGTGGAAAGCATGGAGTTGACAACCCTGATGGTCACCCACAACATGCACCAGGCCCTGCGCATGGGCAACCGGCTGATCATGATGCACCGGGGCGAGATCATCATGGACATCTCCGGCGAGGAGAAGTCCCGTCTGAAGGTGGACGATCTGCTGGCCCGGTTCTACAGCCTGAAGCAGGAAGCCTTTGCTTCGGACAAGATGTTGTTGGTGTGA
- a CDS encoding ABC transporter permease translates to MTWYALLGAVEQGLVYGIMVLGVYLTFRVLNFPDLTVDGSLPLGAAVCAVAITSGIDPFLSLFLAMFAGFLAGMVTGFLNTKLGILHLLASILTMIALYSINIRVMSGPNVSLLGRDTILDPLMGLGLPGYLSSIVLFSFIGAAIVIFLIWFLHTEFGQTMLATGDNPRMITSQGVNTHSVIIIGVGLSNAMVAFSGALIAQNQGAADVNMGVGTIVAGLASVIVGETVFGRGGIMRAVIAALLGSILYRLAIAMALSMKLGAFSFTPSDLNLITALLVVLALTAPKIKARFFS, encoded by the coding sequence ATGACTTGGTACGCGCTGTTGGGCGCGGTGGAGCAGGGGCTGGTCTACGGAATCATGGTCCTGGGCGTGTACCTGACTTTTCGGGTGCTCAACTTCCCGGATCTGACCGTGGACGGGAGTCTGCCCCTGGGTGCCGCGGTCTGCGCCGTGGCCATCACCTCGGGGATCGACCCGTTCCTCTCTCTGTTTCTTGCTATGTTCGCTGGGTTCCTGGCCGGGATGGTCACCGGGTTTCTGAACACCAAGCTGGGGATTCTGCATCTCCTGGCCTCCATCCTGACCATGATCGCCCTGTATTCCATAAATATTCGGGTGATGAGCGGCCCCAACGTCTCGCTGCTGGGCCGGGATACGATCCTCGATCCGCTGATGGGCTTGGGCTTGCCCGGGTATTTGTCCTCCATCGTCCTGTTCTCGTTCATCGGGGCGGCCATCGTGATCTTCCTGATCTGGTTTCTGCACACGGAATTTGGACAGACCATGCTGGCCACGGGCGACAATCCCCGGATGATCACCAGCCAGGGCGTGAATACGCATAGCGTGATCATCATCGGCGTGGGGCTGTCCAACGCCATGGTAGCCTTCAGCGGGGCGCTGATCGCCCAGAATCAGGGCGCGGCGGACGTGAACATGGGCGTGGGAACCATCGTGGCCGGGCTGGCCTCGGTGATCGTGGGCGAGACGGTCTTCGGCCGGGGCGGGATCATGCGCGCCGTGATCGCGGCCCTGCTCGGCTCGATTCTCTATCGGCTGGCCATCGCCATGGCCCTGAGCATGAAACTGGGGGCCTTCTCCTTCACTCCCAGCGATCTGAACCTGATCACCGCGCTGCTGGTGGTCCTGGCGCTCACCGCGCCGAAAATCAAGGCGCGGTTCTTCTCATGA
- a CDS encoding ABC transporter substrate-binding protein has translation MMNRFVLSACLVLLFGVSVSAGAEQAKVVSVNQFVEHPALDSVLRGFQDQLREEGFQVDYRVHNAQANMATANLIAQQIVGERPDLVLAIATPSAQAMAQTVKKNPSMQKTPILFSAVTDPLGAGLVKDLQNPGENITGTSDLTPMDQHLALIREFHPEMTSLGVIYNSGEANSRALVDLLKVETNKAGIKLEEATVARSSDVFQAARSLVGRAQAVYVPTDNTVVSAFEALAKVCQDNKLPLYAADVDSVPRGAVAALGFDYYEHGRQAGAMAARIFRGADPATTPVETQQELELHINLPAAQAMGVTIPQALLDRAGKILE, from the coding sequence ATGATGAACCGTTTCGTCTTGTCGGCATGTCTTGTTTTGTTGTTCGGAGTGTCCGTTTCGGCCGGCGCGGAGCAGGCGAAAGTCGTCTCCGTCAACCAGTTCGTGGAGCATCCGGCTCTGGATTCCGTGCTGCGCGGTTTTCAGGACCAACTGCGTGAGGAAGGGTTTCAGGTCGACTACCGGGTGCACAACGCCCAAGCCAACATGGCCACGGCCAATCTGATCGCCCAGCAGATCGTGGGCGAGCGTCCGGACCTGGTGCTGGCCATTGCCACGCCTTCGGCCCAGGCCATGGCTCAGACCGTGAAAAAGAACCCCTCGATGCAGAAGACTCCCATCCTGTTCAGCGCGGTGACCGATCCGCTGGGCGCCGGGCTGGTCAAGGATCTGCAAAATCCCGGCGAGAACATCACCGGCACCTCGGACCTGACCCCCATGGACCAGCACCTGGCCCTGATCCGGGAGTTCCATCCGGAAATGACCTCCCTGGGCGTGATCTACAACTCCGGGGAAGCCAATTCCCGCGCCCTGGTGGATTTGCTCAAGGTTGAGACGAACAAGGCCGGGATCAAGCTGGAAGAGGCCACCGTGGCCCGGTCCAGCGACGTGTTCCAGGCCGCCCGCAGCCTGGTGGGCCGGGCTCAGGCCGTGTACGTGCCCACGGACAACACGGTGGTTTCGGCCTTCGAGGCCCTGGCCAAGGTCTGCCAGGACAACAAGCTGCCCCTGTACGCCGCGGACGTGGACTCCGTGCCCCGGGGCGCGGTGGCCGCGCTGGGCTTTGACTATTACGAACACGGCCGTCAGGCCGGAGCCATGGCCGCGCGGATTTTCCGCGGGGCCGACCCAGCAACCACCCCGGTGGAAACCCAGCAGGAACTCGAACTGCACATCAATCTCCCCGCGGCCCAGGCCATGGGCGTGACCATTCCCCAGGCTCTCCTGGACCGGGCCGGGAAGATTCTCGAATAA
- a CDS encoding CBS domain-containing protein: MLKVNDLMTKKVFSLQEHDNVQTARSIMNLGRIRHIPIVDREERFVGLLTHRDLLAVTISKLADIEDEVQNEIDASIPIHEIMRRDVTTISPGVDLREAAELLLQHKYGCLPVVDKEKLVGILTEADFLKLTISLMDALDKMEA; the protein is encoded by the coding sequence ATGCTCAAAGTCAACGATCTGATGACCAAAAAGGTCTTTTCCCTTCAGGAGCACGACAACGTGCAGACCGCCCGCTCGATCATGAATCTGGGCCGTATCCGACACATCCCCATCGTGGACAGGGAGGAGCGCTTCGTCGGTCTGCTGACCCACCGGGACCTGCTGGCCGTGACCATTTCCAAGCTGGCCGACATCGAGGACGAGGTCCAGAACGAAATCGACGCCTCCATTCCCATCCATGAAATCATGCGCCGGGACGTGACCACCATTTCCCCTGGCGTGGACCTGCGCGAAGCCGCGGAACTCCTGCTCCAGCACAAGTACGGCTGCCTGCCGGTGGTGGATAAAGAAAAGCTCGTGGGCATCTTGACGGAAGCGGACTTTCTTAAGCTGACCATCAGCCTGATGGATGCCCTGGACAAGATGGAGGCATGA
- the panB gene encoding 3-methyl-2-oxobutanoate hydroxymethyltransferase, with protein sequence MGKTTTATLLEMKRQGEKITVLTAYDWATAKLLDEAGVDVLLVGDSLGMVMLGLENTLSVTMEDMLHHCRAVARGAQRAMLVGDMPFMSYQVSPEQALVNAGRFLQEAGMHAVKVEGGREILPAVRKMTQNGIPVLGHVGLTPQHVHQLGGFKVQGRTDAAAQRIQEDAVALEEAGAFGLVLECVPAPLARTISDQLAIPTIGIGAGPDCDGQVLVFHDVVGLYDRFTPKFVKKYAQVGTVMRDAVREYVQEVKAGTFPGEEHVFK encoded by the coding sequence GTGGGTAAAACGACCACGGCCACGCTCCTGGAGATGAAGCGCCAGGGCGAAAAGATTACCGTCTTGACGGCCTATGACTGGGCCACGGCCAAGCTGTTGGACGAAGCCGGGGTGGACGTCCTGTTGGTGGGCGACTCCCTGGGCATGGTCATGCTCGGCCTTGAGAACACCCTGTCCGTGACCATGGAGGACATGCTCCACCACTGCCGGGCCGTGGCTCGGGGGGCGCAACGGGCCATGTTGGTGGGCGACATGCCCTTCATGAGCTACCAGGTTTCGCCGGAGCAGGCCCTGGTCAACGCCGGACGTTTTTTACAAGAAGCCGGGATGCATGCGGTCAAGGTAGAGGGTGGACGGGAAATCCTGCCCGCCGTGCGCAAGATGACCCAGAACGGCATCCCCGTCCTGGGCCACGTCGGCCTGACGCCCCAACACGTTCACCAACTCGGCGGATTCAAGGTCCAGGGCCGGACCGACGCCGCGGCCCAGCGCATCCAGGAAGACGCCGTTGCCCTGGAGGAAGCCGGGGCCTTCGGCCTGGTCCTGGAATGCGTCCCAGCCCCCCTGGCCCGGACCATCTCCGACCAACTGGCCATCCCGACCATCGGCATCGGCGCCGGACCGGACTGCGACGGCCAGGTCCTGGTCTTCCACGACGTAGTCGGCCTCTACGACCGCTTCACCCCGAAATTCGTGAAAAAATATGCTCAGGTCGGCACCGTGATGCGTGACGCGGTGCGAGAGTACGTTCAAGAGGTCAAGGCCGGGACGTTTCCGGGAGAGGAGCACGTTTTCAAGTAA
- a CDS encoding osmoprotectant NAGGN system M42 family peptidase: protein MTNVAIDMAYLKRMLLELLEIPSPTGYTDRIVHFAGEELTRLGIPFELTRRGAIRADLKGRASNPDRALVAHLDTIGAMVRELKPNGRLGVAPIGTWSSRFAEGARVTIFTDAGSLRGTILPLKASGHVYGNEIDTQPVNWDNVEVRVDEPSLSVDELVGLGIHIGDWVAVDPLCEVRPSGYVNSRHLDNKAGVAILFAVAKALLENDIQPPLDCHLLFTIAEEVGTGASVALHGDVAEMVSIDTAPLHGGHNLCERGVSVALMDSSGPFDYHLTHRLLELCRKHQILHRRDVFRYYRSDSASAVEAGNDLRTALVCFGVDGTHGYERTHFDSLQATAELIAAYMLSEPVVPRDRFSLGPLNGFPVQPE, encoded by the coding sequence ATGACCAACGTGGCCATCGACATGGCATATCTGAAACGAATGCTTCTGGAACTTTTGGAAATCCCCAGCCCCACCGGATACACGGACCGGATCGTTCATTTTGCCGGTGAGGAACTGACCAGGCTGGGAATTCCCTTTGAGTTGACCCGGCGCGGGGCCATCCGGGCGGATCTCAAAGGTCGGGCCAGCAATCCGGACAGGGCCCTGGTGGCCCACCTGGACACCATCGGGGCCATGGTCCGGGAACTCAAGCCCAATGGCCGGCTCGGCGTCGCGCCCATCGGGACGTGGTCCAGCCGGTTCGCCGAGGGGGCGCGGGTGACCATTTTCACGGACGCCGGTTCCCTGCGGGGAACCATCCTGCCGTTGAAGGCGTCCGGTCATGTCTACGGGAACGAGATCGACACCCAGCCCGTGAACTGGGACAATGTGGAGGTGCGCGTGGACGAGCCGTCGCTCAGCGTGGACGAATTGGTCGGGCTGGGCATCCATATCGGCGACTGGGTGGCCGTGGACCCGCTCTGCGAGGTGCGTCCCAGCGGATACGTGAATTCCAGGCACCTGGACAACAAGGCCGGGGTGGCGATTCTGTTCGCCGTGGCCAAGGCCTTGTTGGAGAACGACATTCAGCCGCCCCTTGACTGTCACCTGTTGTTCACCATTGCCGAGGAGGTGGGGACCGGAGCTTCCGTGGCCCTGCACGGCGACGTGGCCGAGATGGTCAGCATCGACACGGCCCCGCTGCACGGTGGGCACAATCTCTGCGAACGCGGGGTCAGCGTGGCCCTGATGGATTCCAGCGGGCCCTTCGACTACCACTTAACCCATCGCCTTTTGGAATTGTGTCGCAAGCACCAGATTCTCCACCGCCGGGACGTGTTTCGCTACTACCGCAGCGATTCGGCCTCGGCCGTGGAAGCGGGCAACGACCTGCGCACGGCCCTGGTCTGCTTCGGCGTGGACGGCACCCACGGCTACGAACGGACCCACTTCGACTCCCTCCAGGCCACCGCCGAACTGATCGCCGCCTATATGCTCTCCGAACCGGTGGTCCCTCGGGACCGCTTCAGCCTGGGACCGCTGAACGGGTTTCCGGTGCAGCCGGAGTAG